Proteins from a genomic interval of Micromonospora sp. NBC_00389:
- a CDS encoding sugar kinase, with amino-acid sequence MTDLLTLGETMAAFRTTGPLRLGGTAGISVAGSESTVAIGLARLGHRAAWVGVTGADEPGELVRRTLRAEGVDLTWSRVDPAAATGLILFESRVADINRVTYHRTGSAGSRLQPADVTPAFDPPGPPPRLLHVTGITCALGAEPYQAVVAAVRLARAAGSTVCLDVNHRHRLWSVAAAADALRPLLPSIDLVVASDDELAVLTDAADPVAALRAAGVTEVVVKHGAGGATSHSALGTVHRPARTVPVVDTVGAGDAFVAGLLSGWLDGADAPARLDRAVTTGAFAVATRGDWEGLPDRAELSLLDHGPGGTVR; translated from the coding sequence ATGACCGACCTGCTCACCCTCGGCGAGACGATGGCGGCCTTCCGCACCACCGGCCCGCTGCGGCTGGGCGGCACCGCCGGAATCTCCGTTGCCGGGTCCGAGTCGACGGTGGCGATCGGGCTGGCCCGGCTCGGCCACCGGGCCGCCTGGGTCGGGGTCACCGGAGCCGACGAGCCCGGTGAGCTGGTTCGCCGCACGCTGCGCGCCGAAGGCGTCGACCTGACCTGGTCCCGGGTCGACCCGGCGGCCGCCACCGGGCTGATCCTCTTCGAATCCCGGGTCGCCGACATCAACCGGGTCACCTACCACCGCACCGGGTCGGCCGGCTCCCGGCTGCAACCGGCCGACGTCACCCCCGCCTTCGACCCGCCCGGGCCGCCGCCCCGGCTGCTGCACGTCACCGGCATCACCTGCGCGCTGGGCGCCGAGCCGTACCAGGCCGTGGTGGCGGCGGTACGCCTCGCCCGTGCGGCGGGCAGCACGGTCTGCCTGGACGTCAACCACCGGCACCGGCTCTGGTCGGTCGCCGCAGCCGCCGACGCGCTGCGGCCGCTGCTGCCCTCGATCGACCTGGTGGTCGCCTCCGACGACGAGTTGGCCGTGCTGACCGATGCGGCCGACCCGGTCGCGGCGCTGCGCGCGGCCGGGGTGACCGAGGTCGTCGTGAAGCACGGTGCCGGCGGGGCGACCAGCCACAGCGCGCTCGGCACGGTGCACCGCCCCGCCCGGACGGTGCCGGTGGTGGACACCGTCGGCGCCGGCGACGCCTTCGTGGCCGGGCTGCTCTCCGGCTGGCTGGACGGCGCCGACGCCCCGGCCCGGCTGGACCGGGCGGTCACCACCGGTGCGTTCGCGGTGGCCACCCGGGGCGACTGGGAGGGACTGCCCGACCGTGCCGAGCTGTCGCTGCTCGACCACGGGCCCGGCGGCACCGTGCGCTGA
- a CDS encoding response regulator: MTRILVVDDEPQILRALRINLRARRYDVDVAGTGAAALKAAASHPPDLVVLDLGLPDIDGVEVIRGLRGWTAVPIIVLSGRAGSEDKVAALDAGADDYVTKPFGVEELLARIRAVTRRLGAPSEAVPALRIGQHTVDLADHAVRRDDGTEVKLTPTQWSVLEKLLRHPGKLVSQRQLLHDVWGPEYQNETNYLRQYLAQLRRKLEDDPARPRHLITEPGMGYRYRP; encoded by the coding sequence ATGACGCGCATCCTGGTCGTCGACGACGAACCGCAGATCCTGCGCGCCCTGCGGATCAACCTGCGGGCCCGCCGGTACGACGTGGACGTCGCCGGGACCGGGGCGGCCGCGCTGAAGGCCGCCGCCAGCCACCCGCCCGACCTGGTGGTGCTCGACCTCGGCCTGCCCGACATCGACGGCGTCGAGGTGATTCGCGGCCTGCGCGGCTGGACCGCCGTGCCGATCATCGTGCTCTCCGGGCGGGCCGGCAGTGAGGACAAGGTTGCCGCGCTCGATGCCGGAGCGGACGACTACGTCACCAAGCCGTTCGGGGTGGAGGAGTTGCTGGCCCGCATCCGCGCGGTGACCCGGCGGCTCGGCGCGCCCAGCGAGGCGGTGCCCGCGCTGCGGATCGGCCAGCACACCGTCGACCTGGCCGACCACGCCGTGCGGCGGGACGACGGGACCGAGGTCAAGCTGACCCCCACCCAGTGGAGCGTGCTGGAGAAGCTGCTGCGCCACCCCGGCAAGCTGGTCAGTCAGCGCCAGCTCCTGCATGACGTGTGGGGGCCGGAGTACCAGAACGAGACCAACTACCTGCGGCAGTACCTGGCCCAGCTACGGCGCAAGCTGGAGGACGACCCGGCCCGCCCCCGGCATCTCATCACCGAGCCCGGGATGGGCTACCGCTACCGGCCGTGA
- a CDS encoding universal stress protein, producing MSSPCPAPRIVVGVDRSFAGMQALRRAVQLARRDGAQLDAVRAWVFAPTWRPGTLTWRWQDECDRAALTYLRGVFDAALGGLPRDVPVRMVVTQGYAGQVLVDHAHRQSDLLVVGSPERGRFGGSRGHVTRYCVTRAAVPVVAVPAPSWARAATIRRFARDLERFSR from the coding sequence ATGAGCAGCCCTTGCCCCGCCCCCCGGATCGTGGTGGGCGTCGACCGGTCGTTCGCCGGGATGCAGGCGCTGCGCCGCGCGGTGCAACTGGCCCGCCGCGACGGTGCGCAGTTGGACGCCGTACGGGCGTGGGTCTTCGCGCCGACGTGGCGGCCCGGAACGCTGACCTGGCGCTGGCAGGACGAGTGCGACCGGGCGGCCCTGACCTACCTGCGGGGCGTCTTCGACGCGGCGCTGGGTGGGCTGCCCCGCGACGTACCCGTGCGGATGGTGGTGACGCAGGGCTACGCCGGGCAGGTGCTGGTCGACCACGCACACCGGCAGTCCGACCTGCTCGTCGTCGGCAGCCCGGAACGCGGCCGGTTCGGCGGGTCGCGCGGTCACGTCACCCGGTACTGCGTGACGCGGGCGGCCGTGCCGGTCGTCGCGGTGCCCGCGCCGTCCTGGGCCCGGGCCGCGACGATCCGCCGCTTCGCCCGCGACCTCGAACGTTTCAGCAGATGA
- a CDS encoding winged helix-turn-helix domain-containing protein, whose product MLSPVTVLPVVPRRSSSAPEPDPQIVTVEISIVVRSGAAGIERLAEFAERVSALAAGVLHQEVSSGGPIIGIDSPSASFGDGGATPGRSSGAPQTTRPELLLRPVRRTAQLSGEPVTFTRREYDLLLHLARHPRQALTRGQLLREVWGYEMCRGARTVDVHVRRLRQKLAGRGPVITTVHGIGYRLDATERLRVAAD is encoded by the coding sequence ATGCTGTCCCCGGTCACCGTTCTGCCGGTCGTGCCACGCCGGTCGTCATCCGCACCCGAACCTGATCCGCAGATCGTCACGGTCGAGATCTCCATCGTGGTCCGATCCGGTGCGGCCGGCATCGAGCGGCTGGCCGAGTTCGCCGAACGGGTCTCCGCGCTCGCCGCCGGCGTGCTCCACCAGGAGGTGTCGTCCGGCGGCCCGATCATCGGGATCGACAGCCCCTCGGCATCCTTCGGCGACGGCGGTGCCACACCAGGCAGGTCGTCGGGCGCCCCCCAAACAACCCGCCCCGAGCTGCTGCTGCGACCGGTACGCCGGACCGCCCAGCTCAGTGGCGAGCCGGTGACGTTCACCCGGCGCGAGTACGACCTGCTGCTCCACCTGGCCCGCCACCCTCGTCAGGCACTCACCCGGGGGCAACTACTGCGCGAGGTCTGGGGCTACGAGATGTGCCGAGGCGCGCGAACCGTGGATGTGCACGTCCGTCGGCTACGGCAGAAGCTGGCCGGCCGTGGTCCGGTCATCACGACCGTGCACGGCATCGGCTACCGCCTGGACGCCACCGAACGGCTACGGGTTGCCGCGGACTGA
- a CDS encoding dienelactone hydrolase family protein, protein MQTTTVDVPTGDGVADACLTRPDGDGPFPAVLLFQDAFGPRPRLVEMAERIAARGYLVLTPHLFHRAGRAPLFDLSRLGEADQRGAIFEKIMPLVGALTPDVIIRDTAAYLDFLAARDDVRPGPVAITGYCMGGTNALRAIEAYPDRIAAAASFHGGRIVTDAPDSPHLGVDSITGEVYFGHADADQSMTPEQIATLEKALDAAGVRYRSEVYAGARHGYTMADTPAYDEQATERHWAALFDLLDRALPVG, encoded by the coding sequence GTGCAGACGACGACGGTGGACGTTCCGACCGGCGACGGGGTCGCCGACGCCTGCCTCACCAGGCCGGACGGGGACGGCCCGTTCCCGGCGGTGCTGCTCTTCCAGGACGCCTTCGGCCCGCGGCCCCGTCTGGTGGAGATGGCGGAGCGGATCGCCGCCCGGGGCTACCTCGTGCTGACGCCCCACCTGTTCCACCGGGCCGGCCGGGCGCCGCTGTTCGACCTGTCCCGCCTCGGTGAGGCGGACCAGCGCGGCGCGATCTTCGAGAAGATCATGCCGCTGGTCGGTGCGTTGACCCCCGACGTGATCATCCGGGACACCGCCGCCTACCTCGACTTCCTGGCGGCCCGCGACGACGTCCGGCCGGGGCCGGTGGCGATCACCGGTTACTGCATGGGGGGCACCAACGCGCTGCGGGCGATCGAGGCGTACCCGGACCGGATCGCCGCAGCGGCGAGCTTCCACGGCGGGCGGATCGTCACCGACGCGCCGGACAGCCCGCACCTGGGCGTCGACTCGATCACCGGCGAGGTGTACTTCGGGCACGCCGACGCGGACCAGTCGATGACGCCCGAGCAGATCGCGACGCTGGAGAAGGCGCTCGACGCCGCCGGTGTGCGGTACCGCTCCGAGGTGTACGCGGGCGCGCGCCACGGCTACACCATGGCCGACACCCCGGCGTACGACGAGCAGGCCACCGAGCGGCACTGGGCCGCCCTGTTCGACCTGCTGGACCGGGCCCTGCCGGTCGGCTGA
- a CDS encoding sensor histidine kinase produces the protein MPRGELRIYLGAAPGVGKTYAMLEEAQRRAARGTDVVIGFVETHGRQHTAAMLGDLEQVPRRTMDYRGAEFTEMDLDAVLARRPEVAVVDELAHTNVPGSRHDKRWQDVQELLDAGIDVLSTVNVQHLESVNDVVAQITGTTQRETVPDEIVRAAEQVELVDMTPEALRRRMAHGNIYRPDKIDAALGNYFRVGNLTALRELALLWLADKVDEQLDRYRSQQGIAATWEARERVVVALTGGPEGETLIRRAARVAARSKGADLLAVHVSRSDGLAGADPAQLARQRVLVESLGGTYHQVLGTDVPAALLDFARGVNATQLVLGASRRGRFAQLFARGVGVTTTALSGSIDVHLVTHKQAGKGRRAAAVPAALSRRRRLLGFALAVLGVPLLTLLLTVLPDLTLTNDILLFLVAVVAVALVGGVWPALVAALGGSLLLNWFFTPPYRTLTIAEADNLLALAVFVGVGLAVSWIVDVAARRTREAARAAADAQTLAAVAGGVLRGERPLPALLEQLRETFGLRAVSVLELAEEASGRPERAREEHAWCVVASVGDRPACTPDEGETAVPVDERITVVLSGRRLEAADRRIVEAFAAQAAVALRQERLAEEAATARPLAAADRMRTALLAAVSHDLRTPLASAKAAVTSLRSQDIEFDEQDREELLETAEESLDRLARLVGNLLDMSRLQAGVLGITATVIGLEDAVPLALDELGPPAAAVVTDIPADLPAATADPGLLERVLVNVIANALRYSPPGQPPTITGSAHAGQVELRIIDRGPGIPEEQWEHVFLPFQRLGDRDNQTGVGLGLALSRGLAEAMGGSITPETTPGGGLTMVLRLPAAVQTSSEGPQE, from the coding sequence TCGGCAAGACGTACGCCATGTTGGAGGAGGCCCAGCGGCGTGCCGCGCGAGGCACCGACGTGGTGATCGGCTTCGTGGAGACCCACGGCCGCCAGCACACCGCGGCCATGCTCGGTGACCTGGAGCAGGTCCCGCGCCGCACGATGGACTACCGGGGCGCCGAGTTCACCGAGATGGACCTGGACGCGGTGCTGGCCCGCCGGCCGGAGGTCGCGGTGGTCGACGAGCTGGCGCACACCAACGTGCCCGGCTCCCGACACGACAAGCGCTGGCAGGACGTCCAGGAGCTGCTCGACGCGGGGATCGACGTGCTGTCCACGGTCAACGTGCAGCACCTCGAGTCGGTCAACGACGTGGTCGCGCAGATCACCGGCACCACCCAGCGGGAGACCGTCCCGGACGAGATCGTCCGTGCCGCCGAGCAGGTCGAGCTGGTCGACATGACCCCCGAGGCGCTACGCCGGCGGATGGCACACGGCAACATCTACCGACCGGACAAGATCGATGCCGCGCTGGGCAACTACTTCCGGGTCGGCAACCTCACCGCCCTGCGCGAGCTGGCGCTGCTCTGGCTGGCCGACAAGGTCGACGAACAGCTCGACCGGTACCGGAGCCAGCAGGGCATCGCCGCCACCTGGGAGGCCCGGGAGCGGGTCGTGGTGGCGCTGACCGGCGGCCCGGAGGGCGAGACACTGATCCGCCGGGCGGCGCGGGTCGCGGCCCGCAGCAAGGGCGCCGACCTGCTCGCCGTACACGTCTCCCGCAGCGACGGCCTGGCCGGCGCGGACCCGGCCCAACTGGCTCGCCAGCGGGTGCTGGTGGAGAGCCTCGGCGGCACCTACCACCAGGTGCTGGGCACCGACGTCCCCGCCGCGCTGCTGGACTTCGCCCGTGGCGTGAACGCCACCCAGTTGGTGCTCGGCGCCAGCCGGCGGGGCCGCTTCGCGCAGCTGTTCGCCAGGGGCGTCGGGGTGACCACCACCGCGCTCTCCGGCTCGATCGACGTGCACCTGGTCACCCACAAACAGGCTGGTAAGGGCCGCCGGGCGGCTGCCGTGCCGGCGGCGTTGTCCCGGCGCCGCCGGTTGCTCGGCTTCGCCCTGGCCGTGCTCGGCGTACCACTGCTCACCCTGCTGCTGACGGTGCTGCCCGACCTGACGCTGACCAACGACATCCTGCTCTTCCTGGTGGCGGTGGTGGCGGTCGCCCTGGTCGGCGGGGTGTGGCCGGCCCTGGTCGCCGCGCTCGGCGGCTCACTGCTGCTCAACTGGTTCTTCACCCCGCCCTACCGCACGCTGACCATCGCCGAGGCGGACAACCTGCTCGCCCTGGCCGTCTTCGTCGGCGTGGGGTTGGCGGTGAGCTGGATCGTCGACGTGGCCGCGCGGCGGACCCGGGAGGCCGCCCGCGCCGCCGCCGACGCGCAGACCCTCGCCGCCGTCGCCGGTGGCGTACTGCGCGGCGAACGCCCGCTGCCCGCGCTGCTGGAGCAGCTCCGGGAAACCTTCGGGCTGCGTGCGGTGAGCGTGCTGGAGCTGGCCGAGGAGGCCAGTGGTCGCCCGGAGCGAGCCCGCGAGGAGCACGCCTGGTGCGTGGTGGCCAGCGTCGGCGACCGTCCGGCCTGCACGCCCGACGAGGGCGAGACGGCGGTGCCGGTCGACGAGCGGATCACCGTCGTGCTCAGCGGCCGTCGGCTGGAGGCCGCCGACCGGCGGATCGTCGAGGCGTTCGCCGCCCAGGCCGCCGTCGCGCTGCGCCAGGAACGGCTGGCCGAGGAGGCGGCCACCGCCCGGCCCCTCGCCGCGGCGGACCGGATGCGGACCGCGCTGCTCGCCGCGGTGAGCCACGACCTGCGTACCCCGCTGGCCTCGGCGAAGGCCGCCGTGACCAGCCTGCGCAGCCAGGACATCGAGTTCGACGAGCAGGACCGCGAGGAGCTGCTGGAGACCGCCGAGGAGTCGCTGGACCGGCTCGCCCGGCTGGTAGGCAACCTGCTGGACATGAGTCGGCTCCAGGCCGGCGTCCTCGGCATCACGGCGACCGTGATCGGCCTGGAGGACGCCGTACCCCTGGCGCTGGACGAGCTCGGCCCGCCCGCCGCCGCCGTCGTGACCGACATCCCGGCCGACCTGCCCGCGGCCACCGCCGACCCAGGCCTGCTGGAACGGGTGCTGGTCAACGTCATCGCGAACGCGTTGCGGTACAGCCCGCCCGGGCAGCCGCCCACCATCACCGGGAGCGCGCACGCCGGCCAGGTGGAGCTGCGGATCATCGACCGGGGACCGGGCATTCCGGAGGAGCAGTGGGAGCACGTCTTCCTACCGTTCCAGCGCCTCGGCGACCGGGACAACCAGACCGGAGTCGGCCTCGGGCTTGCCCTGTCCCGGGGCCTGGCCGAGGCGATGGGTGGCAGCATCACTCCTGAGACCACCCCTGGTGGTGGGCTCACCATGGTGCTGCGGCTGCCCGCCGCCGTACAGACCAGCTCGGAGGGGCCGCAGGAATGA
- a CDS encoding bifunctional 4-hydroxy-2-oxoglutarate aldolase/2-dehydro-3-deoxy-phosphogluconate aldolase has product MNLLDELRTHRLLAIVRGPDPAAALTAVLTLAESGVALIEVSLTGADALGTIRRARAALGPDFALGAGTVLSAEDTRAAADAGAGFLVTPALAPSLAEAGRLGLPVLAGALTPSEVVQASGAGAAAIKLFPASLGGPDYLGALRDPFPGTAFVPVGGVDADGARRYLDRGAVAVGVGSPLLGDAVRGGDPAALRERAAAFLAAVRP; this is encoded by the coding sequence ATGAACCTGCTTGACGAGTTGCGTACCCACCGGCTGCTGGCCATCGTGCGCGGCCCCGACCCGGCCGCCGCACTGACCGCCGTGCTCACCCTGGCCGAGAGCGGCGTCGCCCTGATCGAGGTCTCGCTGACCGGTGCCGACGCGCTCGGCACCATCCGGCGGGCCCGGGCCGCCCTCGGGCCCGACTTCGCCCTGGGCGCGGGCACCGTGCTCAGCGCAGAGGACACCCGGGCGGCGGCTGACGCCGGCGCGGGCTTCCTGGTCACCCCGGCGCTGGCACCGAGCCTCGCCGAGGCCGGCCGACTCGGGCTGCCGGTGCTCGCCGGCGCGCTCACCCCCAGCGAGGTGGTGCAGGCCAGCGGCGCCGGGGCCGCCGCCATCAAGCTCTTCCCGGCTTCCCTCGGCGGGCCCGACTACCTCGGCGCGCTGCGCGATCCGTTCCCCGGCACCGCGTTCGTGCCGGTGGGTGGGGTCGACGCCGACGGCGCGCGGCGCTACCTCGACCGGGGAGCGGTCGCGGTCGGCGTCGGCTCCCCGCTGCTCGGCGACGCCGTCCGGGGCGGCGACCCAGCGGCGCTGCGCGAGCGCGCCGCCGCCTTCCTCGCGGCGGTCCGGCCATGA
- a CDS encoding L-dopachrome tautomerase-related protein: MNGPVGDEPLGELELVHTFTGPMPTGVSVSHRGRIFVNFPRWGDEVPATVVELRDGREVPYPDQSWNDPSGDNDAGAFVSVQSIVVDPADRLWVLDTGSPMYQPTTPGGPKLVRVDLDTDTVAQVITFPAEVALPTTYLNDVRFDLRRGEAGVAYITDSASAGPNGIIVVDLASGASWRRLHDHPSTKAEPLTTFRPVVEGRPLLKRPADGPPKPVSTGSDGIAISADGTRLHYCPLASRRWYSVAAKALADPSVTQEAVAATVVDEGDKGTASDGLESDDAGRLYLTSYEHNAVLRRRPDGEYETVVHDPRLLWPDTMSVATDGYLYVTANQLHRQPQYQRGQDLRRRPYALFRTRIDAGPVLLRR; encoded by the coding sequence ATGAACGGACCGGTCGGCGACGAGCCGCTCGGCGAGTTGGAGCTGGTGCACACCTTCACCGGCCCGATGCCGACCGGGGTGAGCGTCTCGCACCGGGGCCGGATCTTCGTCAACTTCCCCCGGTGGGGCGACGAGGTGCCAGCCACCGTCGTCGAGCTGCGCGACGGCCGGGAGGTGCCCTACCCCGACCAGTCGTGGAACGACCCGTCGGGCGACAACGACGCCGGCGCGTTCGTCTCGGTGCAGAGCATCGTGGTGGACCCGGCCGACCGGCTCTGGGTGCTGGACACCGGCAGCCCGATGTACCAGCCGACGACGCCGGGCGGGCCGAAGCTGGTCCGGGTCGACCTGGACACCGACACGGTCGCTCAGGTGATCACCTTCCCGGCGGAGGTGGCGCTGCCGACGACGTACCTCAACGACGTCCGCTTCGACCTGCGGCGGGGTGAGGCCGGGGTCGCGTACATCACCGACTCGGCGTCCGCCGGGCCGAACGGGATCATCGTGGTGGACCTGGCCAGTGGGGCGTCCTGGCGGCGGCTGCACGACCACCCGTCCACGAAGGCGGAGCCGCTGACGACGTTCCGGCCGGTGGTCGAGGGCCGGCCGCTCCTGAAGCGGCCGGCGGACGGGCCGCCGAAGCCGGTGTCGACGGGCTCCGACGGCATCGCCATCTCGGCTGACGGCACCCGGCTGCACTACTGCCCGCTGGCGTCCCGCCGTTGGTACAGCGTGGCCGCCAAGGCGCTGGCCGACCCATCGGTCACCCAGGAGGCGGTCGCGGCGACGGTGGTCGACGAGGGAGACAAGGGCACTGCGTCGGACGGGCTGGAGTCCGACGACGCGGGGCGGCTCTACCTCACCTCCTACGAACACAACGCGGTGCTGCGCCGGCGGCCGGACGGCGAGTACGAGACGGTGGTCCACGACCCGCGACTGCTCTGGCCGGACACCATGTCGGTGGCCACCGACGGGTACCTATACGTGACCGCCAACCAGCTGCACCGGCAGCCGCAGTACCAGCGGGGCCAGGACCTGCGGCGCCGGCCGTACGCGCTGTTCCGCACCCGGATCGACGCCGGGCCGGTGCTGCTGCGCCGCTGA
- a CDS encoding SMP-30/gluconolactonase/LRE family protein — translation MELTEPTVWSADRLELGEGLRWVAGRLVLVDLLAGRLLETAGDRPGPLRELRRLDVPLGAVAPVAGSPGDWLAAAGTGVALLPAIGDPRTVADLVSDGPEPARMNDAVADPHGRFWAGSMTYAGVPGAGSLFRLAPGAAPVPAVTGLTVPNGPAFDATGTTMYLADSPRGEVDRFTVDPRTGALHGREPFLRLTAGEGGPDGMTVDAAGHLWVALWGGSAVRRYRPDGTLDREIQLPATQPAGICLGGPDLRRLFVGTARYGLTSAGPVDGALLAVDVPVPGLPTALAAAPSTS, via the coding sequence ATGGAGCTGACCGAACCGACCGTGTGGAGCGCGGACCGGTTGGAGCTGGGCGAAGGGCTGCGCTGGGTGGCCGGCCGGCTGGTCCTGGTCGACCTGCTGGCCGGGCGGCTGCTGGAGACCGCCGGCGACCGACCGGGCCCACTGCGGGAGCTGCGCCGGCTGGACGTCCCGCTGGGCGCGGTCGCCCCGGTCGCGGGCAGTCCCGGCGACTGGCTGGCCGCCGCCGGGACCGGCGTCGCCCTGCTGCCCGCCATCGGCGACCCCCGGACGGTCGCCGATCTGGTCAGCGACGGTCCCGAGCCGGCCCGGATGAACGACGCGGTCGCCGACCCGCACGGCCGGTTCTGGGCCGGCAGCATGACGTACGCCGGGGTGCCCGGTGCGGGCTCCCTGTTCCGGCTGGCTCCGGGCGCGGCACCGGTGCCGGCCGTGACCGGGCTGACCGTGCCGAACGGGCCGGCGTTCGACGCCACCGGCACCACCATGTACCTGGCCGACTCGCCACGCGGGGAGGTCGACCGGTTCACCGTCGACCCACGCACCGGGGCCCTGCACGGGCGCGAGCCGTTCCTGCGGCTGACCGCCGGGGAGGGCGGCCCGGACGGGATGACCGTCGACGCGGCCGGCCACCTCTGGGTCGCGCTCTGGGGCGGCTCGGCGGTGCGCCGCTACCGGCCGGACGGCACGCTGGATCGGGAGATCCAGCTGCCGGCAACCCAGCCGGCCGGCATCTGCCTGGGCGGCCCCGACCTGCGCCGGCTCTTCGTCGGCACCGCCCGGTACGGGCTGACGTCGGCGGGACCGGTGGATGGCGCCCTGCTCGCCGTGGACGTTCCGGTCCCCGGCCTACCCACCGCGCTCGCCGCCGCGCCGAGCACGAGCTGA
- a CDS encoding SAV_915 family protein: MDEAPIIYAVPVRELPGRLVGTVRTGRSPQGQQVGIAFTRPELLVAAMGADQAWEELCESALRGMLRPLGIDRIQVDPLLVAPPLDPSFGDRAAPTVPALVPAALVSPRSGADPVAVAVGTFQRPVDPGPSLRRSPDAVPGHRSAGRATPVVIRTRT, encoded by the coding sequence ATGGACGAGGCCCCGATAATCTACGCCGTTCCGGTGCGGGAGCTGCCGGGACGGCTGGTGGGGACGGTACGGACCGGCCGGTCACCACAGGGTCAGCAGGTGGGCATCGCCTTCACCCGGCCCGAGCTGCTGGTCGCCGCGATGGGCGCGGATCAGGCGTGGGAAGAGCTCTGCGAGTCCGCTCTGCGCGGCATGCTGCGCCCGCTCGGGATCGACCGGATCCAGGTCGACCCGCTGCTGGTGGCGCCGCCGCTCGACCCGAGCTTCGGCGACCGGGCGGCGCCGACCGTACCGGCCCTGGTTCCGGCCGCACTCGTCAGCCCGCGGTCCGGGGCCGACCCGGTCGCGGTCGCGGTCGGCACCTTCCAGCGCCCGGTCGACCCGGGCCCATCTCTGCGAAGGTCTCCAGATGCTGTCCCCGGTCACCGTTCTGCCGGTCGTGCCACGCCGGTCGTCATCCGCACCCGAACCTGA